The Rheinheimera mangrovi genome contains the following window.
CCGGTTTTTTATGCTTTGAAAAAGAGTTGCAGGACCAGCGAAGCTGCTTACTTCTGCTGGGCATCCAGCGATTGGCCATTCACGGCTTTGCTGTCATCACTCATTAAATAAAGATACACAGGCATGATTTGTTCAGCAGTTGGCAAACTTAACTGATCTTCACCCGGATAGGCTTTACTGCGCATTTTAGTGCGGGTGGCACCTGGGTTAATGGCATTGACCCGAACCGTTGAACCTTCGTATTCCGCGGCCATCAATTGCATTAATCCTTCAGTGGCAAACTTTGACACTGCATACCCACCCCAGTAGGCTTTGGCTTTGCGGCCCACTCCAGACGAAGTAAAGACAACAGAACTTTGTGGCGCCAGTTTTAAGACGGGAATAAGTGCCTGGCTCATTAGCATGGCAGCAGTAACATTCACCTGAAGGATATCCTGCCAGGTCGGTAAATCCAGATGTTCAAACGGACTTAAAACGCCCAGCATTCCAGCGTTGTGAAGTACTCCATCCAGTTTGCCAAACTCAGCTTTAATAGTCGCAGCCATATCCTGATAATGTTTGGCTGTCGCACCTTTTAAATCCAGCGGAACTATAGCGGGTTCTGGCCAGCCAGCGGCCATGATTTCATCGTAGACTGCTGTCAGTTTGGATGTGGTTTTACCTAACAATATAACAGTAGCACCATGTTTAGCGTAACAAAGCGCCGCAGCCTTTCCTATGCCGTCGCCAGCACCGGTAACCATAATAACTTTGTCTGCCAGTGTCTGTGGGCTTGCTTGATAATTGAACATAGATAGGGGTCCCAGCCGTTGAAAAACGGCGGCAGCATACCTGCTCTGTACTAATTTTGCACCTTTCTTCAACAAGCTTGATTTTGAGCTAGCGAATTTTTCCTGATTGGGTTAAGTTTAACTGGTCGTAGCTGTTAAAAGCTAATATCACAAAAACGAACGACTCCTTTAGGTAACTATCGGGGCGGAATAAGAAAAATACAGGACACGGGGAGAAGATATGAACAAGCTGTTGCTTAGCTTTGCTATTGCCAGTGCATTAGGTTTAGCCGGTTGTGGTGGCGAATCACTGGACGAAATTAAAGAAGATACTCAGACAGGTGGTGAGGTTCAGATCCCTTTATCACGTGTAGTGTATGACCCTGCCAATGGTGTGTTATCACCA
Protein-coding sequences here:
- a CDS encoding YciK family oxidoreductase — encoded protein: MFNYQASPQTLADKVIMVTGAGDGIGKAAALCYAKHGATVILLGKTTSKLTAVYDEIMAAGWPEPAIVPLDLKGATAKHYQDMAATIKAEFGKLDGVLHNAGMLGVLSPFEHLDLPTWQDILQVNVTAAMLMSQALIPVLKLAPQSSVVFTSSGVGRKAKAYWGGYAVSKFATEGLMQLMAAEYEGSTVRVNAINPGATRTKMRSKAYPGEDQLSLPTAEQIMPVYLYLMSDDSKAVNGQSLDAQQK